The proteins below are encoded in one region of Triticum aestivum cultivar Chinese Spring chromosome 1B, IWGSC CS RefSeq v2.1, whole genome shotgun sequence:
- the LOC123142706 gene encoding glucosamine inositolphosphorylceramide transferase 1, with protein MAGRRAMRPAGTGMRGLAAAARSSPALSFLLAAAAAAALVGGAYFWVVVASFRLPEPGALGCRPDGEGSWAIGVFYGSSPFHLRPIELEGKSSANGSAWPVANPVLTCASATDAGYPSNFVADPFLYLQGDTLFLFFETKTTTSMHGDIGVARSFDQGATWEFLGIALDEAWHLSYPFVFKYENEIYMMPEGNKKKELRLYRATKFPLEWTLEKVLINKPLIDASLVQYEDNWWLFASDFTRYGTEKNAELEIWYSSSPLGPWKEHRQNPIYKADKSLGARNGGRLFMFEGSLYRPGQDCSGTYGRKIKLYKVEKLSKEEYKEVPIELGIEEPKKGRNAWNGMRYHHLDAQQLDSGRWIAVMDGDRVPSGDSTRRSISGYLGLLLAIVLVTSVGFVKGAINCYIPPSFWAAPARRNELSRILPVYRFNQKVRRYSTSLGRYITATKARLNEKTWSNKLFFCVIALLGTMNVCIAVHFLLGGNGTEEAYTHQGQRSQFTLVTMTYEARLWNLKMFVEHYSRCESVREIVVVWNKGNPPGSDAFDSTVPVRIRVEELNSLNNRFRVDPLIKTRAVLELDDDIMMTCSDVEKGFKVWREHPERMVGFYPRMIDGDPPQYRNERYARGKKGYNLILTGAAFMDSEFAFKRYWSEEAREGRDYVHKNFNCEDLLMNFMYANASSGAGWRTVEYVHPAWAIDTSKLSSVAISRDTQKHYDVRTKCLAKFSSIYGPLPQKWEFGRRQDGWDK; from the exons ATGGCGGGGCGCCGAGCGATGAGGCCGGCCGGCACGGGCATGCGGGGGCTCGCCGCCGCGGCGCGGTCCTCGCCCGCGCTCTCCTTCCTGctcgccgcggccgcggccgccgcgctcGTCGGGGGCGCCTACTTCTGGGTGGTCGTCGCCTCGttccgcctgcccgagcccggggCCCTCGGGTGCCGGCCCGACGGCGAGGGCTCCTGGGCCATCGGGGTCTTCTACGGCAGCAGCCCCTTCCACCTCCGCCCCATCGAGCTG GAAGGGAAGAGCAGCGCCAACGGCTCCGCGTGGCCGGTGGCCAACCCGGTGCTCACCTGCGCCTCCGCCACCGACGCCGGATACCCCAGCAACTTCGTCGCCGACCCCTTCCTCTACCTGCAG GGCGACACACTGTTTCTTTTCTTTGAAACAAAAACAACTACCTCAATGCATGGTGATATTGGTGTTGCAAGAAGCTTCGATCAAGGTGCAACATGGGAGTTTCTTGGTATTGCTCTAGATGAGGCATGGCACCTGTCCTACCCTTTTGTGTTCAAATATGAGAATGAG ATTTATATGATGCCAGAGGGGAACAAAAAGAAGGAGCTTCGACTTTATCGTGCTACTAAATTTCCGCTTGAGTGGACATTGGAGAAGGTGCTCATCAACAAACCACTTATTGACGCCTCATTAGTCCAATATGAGGATAACTGGTGGCTCTTTGCCTCGGATTTTACACGGTATGGAACTGAGAAGAATGCAGAGCTTGAGATTTGGTACAGTAGCTCTCCTCTTGGTCCTTGGAAAGAGCACAGGCAGAACCCTATTTACAAAGCTGACAAAAGTTTGGGAGCTCGAAATGGTGGAAGGCTCTTCATGTTTGAAGGGTCGTTGTATCGTCCAGGTCAGGATTGCAGTGGAACCTATGGGCGGAAGATTAAGTTGTACAAAGTTGAAAAGCTAAGCAAGGAAGAATACAAAGAGGTGCCAATAGAACTTGGGATTGAAGAGCCAAAGAAGGGGAGAAATGCCTGGAATGGTATGAGGTATCATCACTTGGACGCGCAGCAACTTGACTCTGGTAGATGGATAGCTGTAATGGATGGTGACCGTGTTCCTTCAGGCGATTCAACGCGAAGGTCCATCTCTGGTTACCTGGGTCTCTTGCTAGCCATTGTTCTGGTCACTTCTGTGGGTTTTGTGAAAGGTGCAATCAATTGCTACATCCCTCCGAGTTTctgggctgccccggcaaggagaaATGAATTGTCCCGTATCTTGCCTGTCTACCGCTTCAACCAGAAAGTCCGCAGATATTCTACCAGCCTTGGCAGATACATCACAGCCACCAAAGCAAGGCTCAATGAGAAAACATGGTCCAACAAGCTGTTCTTCTGCGTGATTGCTCTATTAGGGACCATGAACGTCTGCATTGCTGTGCACTTCCTACTTGGTGGTAATGGCACGGAAGAGGCATACACACATCAAGGTCAGCGCTCTCAGTTCACGTTGGTCACCATGACATATGAAGCTCGGCTCTGGAACTTGAAAATGTTCGTCGAACACTACTCCAGATGCGAGTCGGTCAGGGAGATAGTTGTTGTCTGGAACAAAGGCAACCCTCCAGGCAGCGATGCCTTCGACTCCACGGTGCCTGTCAGGATACGAGTGGAGGAGCTCAACTCTCTCAACAACAGGTTCAGGGTCGACCCTCTGATAAAGACCCGGGCCGTCCTCGAGCTGGACGACGACATCATGATGACCTGCAGCGACGTAGAGAAAGGGTTCAAGGTGTGGAGGGAGCACCCCGAGCGGATGGTCGGCTTCTACCCGCGGATGATCGACGGTGACCCTCCGCAGTACAGGAACGAGCGGTACGCCAGGGGCAAGAAGGGCTACAACCTGATCCTCACAGGCGCTGCCTTCATGGACAGTGAGTTTGCTTTCAAGAGGTACTGGAGCGAGGAGGCCAGGGAAGGGAGGGACTACGTGCACAAGAACTTCAACTGCGAGGACCTGCTGATGAACTTCATGTACGCGAACGCGAGCTCCGGTGCCGGGTGGAGGACGGTGGAGTACGTGCACCCGGCGTGGGCCATCGACACCTCCAAACTCTCCTCGGTCGCCATCAGCCGCGACACCCAGAAGCACTACGACGTCAGGACCAAGTGCCTGGCCAAGTTCTCCTCCATATACGGCCCTCTGCCACAGAAATGGGAGTTTGGCAGGCGGCAAGATGGCTGGGACAAATAG
- the LOC123142695 gene encoding uncharacterized protein ycf36, translating to MAASPSLHAPRLLPLLPNPAPSLARPRRRFTAASAVPPSRNGSSAGTDWCPVPPEQRPVNEYEALAASLPFSWAAGDLRLYCSRLAFTGAAFALFVGLPVAAFGGRGGAGGDALHLALGATGSGILAVTLAVVRMYLGWAYVGNRLLSATVEYEETGWYDGQIWVKTPEVLARDRLLGSFSVKPVLNRVKFTLVGLAVSLTLCILLYANTEKPREPLENPAGGRAVPGVYSDAAARSFEPDAFCGEPDLGDQAEL from the exons ATGGCCGCCTCGCCTTCCCTCCACGCCCCccgcctcctcccgctcctcccgaaCCCCGCCCCGAGCCTCGCCAGGCCCCGCCGCCGCTTCACGGCGGCGTCGGCGGTGCCGCCGTCGCGGAACGGGAGCTCGGCGGGGACGGACTGGTGCCCGGTGCCCCCGGAGCAGCGGCCCGTGAACGAGTACGAGGCGCTGGCCGCGTCGCTGCCCTTCTCCTGGGCGGCGGGGGACCTGCGCCTCTACTGCTCCCGCCTCGCCTTCACGGGGGCCGCCTTCGCGCTCTTCGTCGGCCTCCCCGTCGCGGCCTTCGGCGGCCGCGGGGGCGCCGGCGGCGACGCCCTGCACCTCGCGCTCGGGGCCACCGGCTCCGGCATCCTCGCCGTCACGCTCGCCGTCGTAAGGATGTACCTCGGCTGGGCCTACGTCGGGAACCGCCTGCTCAGCGCCACCGTCGAGT ATGAGGAGACGGGATGGTACGACGGGCAG ATATGGGTTAAAACCCCAGAAGTTCTAGCTCGTGATCGTCTTCTCGGATCATTTTCT gtgaAGCCGGTGCTGAACAGAGTGAAGTTCACCCTGGTGGGCCTGGCGGTGTCGCTGACCCTCTGCATCCTCCTCTACGCCAACACCGAGAAGCCTCGGGAGCCGCTCGAGAACCCCGCCGGCGGGAGGGCCGTCCCCGGGGTGTACAGCGACGCCGCCGCGAGGTCGTTCGAGCCCGACGCCTTCTGCGGGGAGCCCGACCTCGGCGACCAGGCGGAACTGTAA